A genomic segment from Luteolibacter ambystomatis encodes:
- a CDS encoding sugar transferase: MPANRRQSFSIQVLQLVDAMLIWAAFAVGALLREPLIDWLDRIGVHVSKNDVSGLKEITWLLFIVVPFAPLALELFGFYRSPVRQRFGPALWQVIKAFTILAIAISVMVVFFRFNASSRAVLAMAIPLAVLFLMTRAWLVSNHARHASVAEDRKESIVLAGSPADIDQWLREVPEDESVLWRIVGRHDLTTDDWKGFQRLLEDEAVERVVFAAKSTAFDKLGTAIEICESRGIEAWVAASFIQTQVARPTFDMIGGRPLLVLRSTPDLSWELLAKGVLDWLGAVFLLILTAPLWLVVAIAIKIQSPGPVFYFQERAGRYGKPFRMWKFRTMIPDADRKLEELKQQSGNQMSGPVFKLENDPRIFPVGRLLRKYSIDELPQFINVARGEMSLVGPRPMAMYELPKIENSAHRRKLSVKPGLTCIWQVSGRNEITSFDEWVKLDLQYIDNWSLWLDIKILAQTIPAVLLAKGAK, from the coding sequence ATGCCAGCCAACCGCCGTCAGTCTTTTTCAATCCAGGTGCTGCAGCTCGTCGATGCGATGCTGATCTGGGCGGCATTCGCGGTCGGCGCGCTCCTGCGCGAGCCGCTGATCGACTGGCTGGACCGAATCGGCGTGCATGTTTCCAAGAACGATGTCTCGGGACTGAAGGAAATTACCTGGCTGCTCTTCATCGTCGTGCCGTTCGCGCCTCTGGCCTTGGAGTTGTTCGGGTTCTACCGCAGTCCGGTGCGCCAGCGCTTCGGTCCCGCGCTGTGGCAGGTCATCAAGGCCTTTACCATCCTCGCCATCGCGATCTCGGTGATGGTGGTGTTCTTCCGCTTCAATGCTTCCAGCCGTGCGGTCCTCGCGATGGCGATTCCGCTGGCGGTACTGTTCCTCATGACGCGCGCGTGGCTGGTGTCCAACCATGCGCGCCATGCGAGTGTGGCGGAGGATCGGAAGGAATCGATCGTGCTCGCCGGCTCGCCCGCCGACATCGACCAGTGGTTGCGCGAGGTGCCGGAGGATGAGTCGGTGCTATGGCGCATCGTCGGCCGCCATGACCTGACGACCGACGACTGGAAAGGTTTCCAGCGCCTGCTGGAGGATGAGGCGGTGGAGCGCGTGGTGTTTGCGGCCAAGAGCACCGCTTTCGACAAACTGGGCACCGCCATCGAGATTTGCGAATCGCGGGGCATCGAGGCCTGGGTGGCGGCGAGTTTCATCCAGACCCAGGTGGCCCGGCCGACCTTCGACATGATCGGCGGCCGTCCGCTGCTGGTGTTGCGTTCCACTCCCGATCTGTCGTGGGAACTGCTGGCAAAGGGCGTTCTGGATTGGCTGGGTGCCGTGTTTCTCCTGATCCTGACCGCGCCGCTCTGGCTGGTGGTCGCGATCGCGATCAAGATCCAGAGTCCGGGCCCCGTGTTCTATTTCCAGGAGCGCGCGGGCCGTTATGGCAAGCCGTTCCGGATGTGGAAGTTTCGCACGATGATTCCGGATGCGGATCGCAAGCTGGAAGAGCTCAAGCAGCAGTCCGGCAACCAGATGTCCGGCCCGGTCTTCAAGCTTGAGAACGATCCGCGGATTTTCCCGGTCGGACGTTTGCTCCGGAAGTACTCCATCGATGAGCTGCCGCAGTTCATCAACGTCGCGCGCGGGGAAATGAGCCTGGTGGGGCCGCGGCCGATGGCCATGTACGAGCTGCCCAAGATCGAAAACTCCGCCCACCGCCGGAAGCTGAGCGTGAAGCCCGGCCTCACCTGCATCTGGCAGGTGAGCGGCCGCAATGAGATCACCAGCTTTGATGAATGGGTGAAACTTGATCTTCAGTACATTGACAACTGGTCGTTATGGTTGGACATCAAGATCCTCGCCCAGACGATCCCCGCGGTGCTGCTGGCGAAGGGAGCCAAGTAA
- a CDS encoding glycosyltransferase family 4 protein produces MNPSSLTDRTRVALVTNMLPPYRIGFYNEIARHVDLTVVLDTLSEFNRGWQASADGHRFRTVIQNCRSFIYKRHREDVHYTEPRQFHFSEKTYGVLSAADPQVVVTAEYGFRTLWSLLYGWLHRVPVLVYSEGTCHTEGHVGLFKRLVRQLIVSRTARFWSNGPESSRLLESYGAASSEIDEGMTGIDTLEWQADVTHWRERRDETRMELGLKGRVFLFSGSLSARKGVLQMAEAVEAVAREPDCPEFSILALGDGEHRAKLEEWAAKNPGIRVVMPGFVQHHELPRYFAAADWAMLPTLDDNWPLATLETLVAGLPQLFSMYNGASADLCLPDTGLLFDPLDPENFRAILSAALRSPLERVPEERILQFSIHYSAASQGQRAAASIKAALARPRD; encoded by the coding sequence ATGAATCCGTCATCCCTTACTGACCGGACGCGTGTCGCATTGGTTACCAATATGCTGCCGCCGTACCGGATCGGATTCTACAATGAGATCGCGCGCCACGTGGATCTGACCGTGGTGCTGGACACGCTTTCCGAGTTCAACCGCGGCTGGCAGGCCAGTGCGGACGGACACCGCTTCCGCACGGTCATCCAGAACTGCCGTTCGTTCATCTACAAGCGGCACCGGGAGGATGTCCACTACACGGAACCCCGGCAGTTCCATTTCTCCGAGAAGACCTACGGTGTCCTGTCCGCTGCGGATCCGCAGGTGGTGGTGACCGCGGAGTACGGTTTCCGCACCTTGTGGTCGCTGTTGTATGGCTGGCTCCACCGGGTTCCCGTGCTGGTGTATTCCGAGGGTACCTGCCACACCGAAGGGCATGTGGGCCTTTTCAAGAGACTGGTCCGCCAGTTGATCGTGAGCCGGACCGCCCGTTTTTGGTCGAACGGCCCCGAGTCCAGCCGCTTGCTGGAGTCCTATGGAGCGGCATCTTCGGAAATCGATGAGGGGATGACCGGCATCGACACCCTCGAATGGCAGGCGGATGTGACCCACTGGCGCGAGCGCCGGGATGAAACGCGGATGGAGCTGGGTCTGAAGGGGAGGGTATTCCTGTTTTCCGGCAGCCTTTCGGCGCGCAAGGGGGTCTTGCAGATGGCGGAGGCGGTGGAGGCGGTGGCACGTGAGCCGGATTGCCCGGAATTTTCCATTCTGGCGCTGGGAGATGGCGAGCATCGGGCCAAACTGGAGGAATGGGCGGCCAAAAACCCGGGCATCCGTGTGGTGATGCCGGGATTCGTCCAGCACCACGAGTTGCCGCGCTACTTTGCCGCCGCCGATTGGGCGATGCTGCCTACCCTCGATGACAACTGGCCCTTGGCCACGCTCGAAACGCTGGTGGCGGGTTTGCCCCAGTTGTTCTCGATGTACAACGGGGCCTCCGCGGACCTGTGCCTGCCGGACACCGGCTTGCTTTTCGATCCTCTGGACCCGGAGAATTTCCGCGCGATCCTGTCCGCTGCCTTGCGATCTCCCCTCGAACGGGTCCCGGAGGAGCGCATCCTGCAATTCTCCATCCACTATAGTGCCGCTTCCCAAGGCCAAAGGGCTGCGGCTTCCATCAAAGCCGCCTTGGCACGCCCCCGGGATTGA
- a CDS encoding GtrA family protein has product MKSLARYPFDALRDTAALISDARERGWRTALATVMKPEARGSWQFTKYLAIGGTSVFVFFAACALFRWIAMKLGASYDEHRLLWNLVEIAVGFIPTNAFTYETNRRWVFVAGRHAPRKEFALFTAAAAASFVAGQSAAWYLITYSHANDFWVKLGVIAVSTLANFVFRKLVVFHS; this is encoded by the coding sequence ATGAAAAGTCTCGCCCGCTATCCCTTCGATGCGCTGCGGGACACCGCGGCGCTGATTTCGGATGCGCGGGAGCGTGGCTGGCGGACCGCCCTCGCCACCGTGATGAAGCCGGAGGCGCGGGGTAGCTGGCAGTTCACCAAGTACCTCGCCATCGGCGGAACCTCGGTTTTCGTGTTCTTCGCGGCGTGCGCCTTGTTCCGCTGGATCGCCATGAAGCTGGGCGCGTCCTACGACGAGCACCGGTTGCTCTGGAATCTGGTGGAAATCGCCGTCGGCTTCATCCCGACCAATGCCTTCACTTACGAGACCAACCGGCGCTGGGTCTTCGTGGCGGGCAGGCATGCTCCACGGAAGGAATTCGCCCTGTTCACCGCCGCTGCCGCCGCCAGCTTCGTGGCGGGACAATCGGCGGCGTGGTACCTGATCACGTACTCCCACGCCAACGATTTTTGGGTCAAACTGGGTGTGATCGCGGTGTCGACCCTTGCCAATTTCGTCTTCCGGAAGCTCGTCGTCTTCCATTCCTGA
- a CDS encoding glycosyltransferase family 2 protein produces METILRGDDVRSPRYEVAWERPRAKQWAICVFVINEGEKIRKQVRAMAEHAPLVDVIVADGGSTDGSLDGALMQEAGAKALLVKRGPGKLSAQMRMAFDYCLAEGYDGVIVIDGNGKDGLDAIPSMVELLENGFDHVQGSRFIPGGHHENTPLSRYLAVNVLHAPLISLAAGFRYTDTTNGFRAYSRRLLTDPEIGVFRPCFDRYQLHYHLAIKAAAFGYRVIETPVSRVYPATGKTPTKIKGFGGLFAVMRQLVETCTGKYDTDA; encoded by the coding sequence GTGGAAACCATCCTGAGAGGAGACGATGTCCGCAGCCCGCGTTATGAAGTGGCGTGGGAAAGACCGCGTGCGAAGCAATGGGCGATCTGCGTGTTCGTGATCAACGAGGGCGAAAAGATCCGCAAGCAGGTGCGCGCGATGGCGGAGCACGCGCCACTGGTGGATGTGATCGTCGCCGATGGCGGCAGCACCGATGGTTCGCTCGATGGGGCCTTGATGCAGGAAGCGGGTGCGAAGGCACTGCTGGTGAAGCGCGGCCCGGGCAAGCTCAGCGCGCAGATGAGGATGGCCTTCGACTACTGCCTCGCCGAGGGCTACGACGGCGTGATCGTCATCGATGGCAATGGCAAGGACGGGCTCGATGCGATTCCGAGCATGGTGGAGCTGTTGGAGAACGGTTTCGACCATGTCCAGGGCAGCCGCTTCATCCCGGGCGGCCATCATGAGAACACGCCTCTCAGCCGCTATCTCGCGGTGAACGTTCTCCATGCGCCGCTCATTTCACTGGCCGCGGGCTTCCGCTATACGGATACGACCAATGGCTTCCGCGCCTACAGCCGCCGTCTTCTAACAGACCCGGAGATCGGCGTGTTCCGGCCATGCTTCGACCGCTACCAGTTGCACTATCACCTGGCGATCAAGGCGGCGGCGTTCGGCTATCGGGTGATCGAGACTCCGGTGTCGCGCGTCTATCCGGCCACCGGCAAGACGCCGACCAAGATCAAAGGCTTCGGCGGGCTGTTCGCCGTGATGCGGCAGCTCGTGGAAACCTGCACCGGCAAATACGATACGGACGCATGA
- a CDS encoding glycosyltransferase, whose amino-acid sequence MDPHTVISVVAPLDNDGAILAPFLTDLSRVMEGHYRFFEIILVDDGSSDDTRQTAERLLRDIPRVRYLRLSRSFGREVALSAGIESAIGDYVVTLDPTGDPVEAIPELVTVCRTNGGIVHGVALNPRLRSGVREFLGNLFRRYCNRRLGVELKRGAEDFRAMSRQAVNALLQVRVQSRYLRVLTLTLGYHHEFFPYRRVERLDQPKAGSFATETATAIDLLAANTRHPLRVVTLAGLAGAGLNLIYACYVVGIYLVKQNVAAGWTTLSLQQSGMFFFICLILAVLSEYVGTILGEVRSRPLYFIGHEANSSVLLEDTVQSSIVKESKEEVAS is encoded by the coding sequence ATGGACCCGCATACCGTCATCAGCGTGGTGGCGCCCCTCGACAACGACGGGGCCATCCTCGCGCCTTTTCTAACCGATCTCTCCCGCGTGATGGAGGGACACTACCGTTTTTTCGAAATCATCCTCGTGGATGACGGTTCCTCCGATGACACGCGGCAGACCGCGGAGCGTCTGCTCAGGGACATTCCGCGGGTGCGTTACCTGCGTCTCTCCCGCTCCTTCGGCCGGGAGGTGGCCCTGTCCGCCGGCATCGAGTCGGCCATCGGTGACTATGTGGTGACGCTCGATCCCACGGGAGATCCCGTGGAAGCGATTCCCGAACTGGTGACCGTCTGTCGTACCAACGGAGGGATCGTCCACGGCGTGGCATTGAATCCGCGGCTGCGCTCCGGTGTGCGTGAGTTTCTCGGCAATTTGTTCCGGCGCTACTGCAACCGGCGTCTCGGCGTCGAATTGAAGCGCGGTGCCGAGGATTTCCGTGCGATGAGCCGCCAGGCGGTGAACGCACTGTTGCAGGTGCGCGTCCAGAGCCGTTACCTGCGCGTGCTGACGCTCACGCTGGGTTACCATCACGAGTTCTTTCCATATCGCCGCGTCGAGCGGCTCGATCAGCCGAAAGCCGGATCGTTCGCCACCGAGACCGCCACCGCCATCGATCTGCTGGCGGCCAATACCCGGCATCCGCTGCGGGTGGTGACGCTGGCGGGGCTGGCCGGTGCGGGACTCAACCTCATCTATGCCTGCTATGTGGTCGGGATCTACCTGGTGAAGCAGAACGTTGCGGCCGGCTGGACGACCCTGTCCCTCCAGCAGAGCGGCATGTTCTTTTTCATCTGCCTGATCCTCGCCGTGCTCAGTGAATACGTGGGAACGATCCTCGGCGAGGTGCGCAGCCGCCCGCTCTACTTCATCGGCCATGAGGCGAACAGCTCGGTCCTTTTGGAGGACACCGTGCAGAGCAGCATCGTGAAGGAATCGAAGGAGGAGGTGGCATCGTGA
- a CDS encoding NAD(P)/FAD-dependent oxidoreductase codes for MNGREPDVVIAGGGFFGCSIALMLHRRGLKPLVVEAGPELLGRASRVNQARVHGGYHYPRSLMTAYRSRHNYERFRDTYREAIVDTFTKVYAVGRLFSKVSAGQFELFMKRIGAPLKPAPDKIARLFNPVLTEASWIAEECAFDCAILRQRCHRDLEEAGIPVKLGTRVVSAQPATDGLAEVRLDDGSEYRVKLVVNATYSGLNLLTSGSGLPPIPLKHELAEMALVELPPDLDGLSVTMMCGPFFSFMPYPSRGLTTLSHVRYTPHLQWFEKPGEKPIDPYQRFEQLSKRSHFEYMVGDASRYLPVLRGAVHRDSLWEVKTLLPQTEVDDGRPILFRRDPGLPALIHVMGGKIDNIFDVEDELDSVLSGAP; via the coding sequence ATGAACGGCAGGGAACCGGATGTGGTGATCGCGGGCGGAGGCTTCTTCGGCTGCTCGATCGCGCTGATGCTGCATCGCCGCGGTCTGAAGCCGCTGGTGGTGGAGGCCGGGCCGGAGCTGTTAGGCAGGGCCTCGCGTGTGAACCAGGCGCGGGTCCACGGCGGCTACCACTATCCGCGCAGCCTGATGACGGCCTACCGGTCGCGTCACAATTACGAGCGCTTCCGCGATACCTACCGCGAGGCCATCGTGGACACCTTCACGAAGGTCTATGCGGTGGGGCGGTTGTTTTCAAAGGTGTCCGCCGGGCAGTTCGAGTTGTTCATGAAACGGATCGGCGCGCCGTTGAAACCAGCGCCTGACAAGATCGCGCGGTTGTTCAACCCCGTGCTCACCGAGGCCTCGTGGATCGCCGAGGAGTGCGCGTTCGATTGCGCGATCCTGCGCCAGCGCTGCCACCGCGATTTGGAGGAAGCCGGTATTCCGGTGAAGCTCGGCACCCGGGTGGTTTCCGCCCAACCGGCGACCGATGGCTTGGCGGAGGTCCGTCTGGACGATGGGTCGGAATACCGGGTGAAGCTGGTGGTGAACGCGACCTACAGCGGCTTGAATCTGCTCACATCCGGCAGCGGTCTGCCGCCGATCCCCCTCAAGCACGAGCTCGCGGAGATGGCCTTGGTGGAATTGCCCCCCGATCTGGACGGCTTGTCCGTGACCATGATGTGCGGGCCGTTCTTCTCCTTCATGCCCTATCCCTCGCGCGGGCTCACCACCCTGAGCCACGTCCGCTACACGCCGCATCTCCAGTGGTTCGAGAAACCGGGGGAAAAGCCGATCGATCCTTATCAGCGCTTCGAACAGCTTTCCAAGCGCAGCCATTTCGAATACATGGTCGGGGATGCCTCCCGCTACCTGCCGGTCCTGCGCGGCGCGGTCCACCGTGATTCGTTGTGGGAGGTGAAAACACTGCTGCCCCAGACCGAGGTCGATGACGGCCGCCCGATCCTGTTCCGGCGGGATCCCGGGCTGCCCGCGTTGATCCATGTGATGGGTGGCAAAATTGACAACATTTTCGACGTCGAGGACGAACTGGACTCCGTATTGTCCGGCGCTCCTTGA
- a CDS encoding sugar phosphate isomerase/epimerase family protein → MIVSSHLSISHIAWPPDREEELLDKALELGVKTVELAPLRAFGDPLCADEKAVRAKAEWYAGRGFRIGSFQALLFGADGVFLFDDQASRLRMKEWLIAVGQVAGWCGAGPMVFGSPKNRLKGSRSHAEAMKIATEFFREVGDACHQAGSCLVMEANPEAYGADFCTRMDQAADLVTAVSSPGFRLHVDAGGLALSGENFEPVIAQASHLIAHAHASQPNLGPWDEPDPVHQRVADALDKAGYRGDVAIEMKAQEDIVPSVGLAIRKTRECYRIPE, encoded by the coding sequence ATGATTGTTTCTTCCCACCTTTCGATCTCGCACATCGCCTGGCCTCCCGACCGGGAGGAAGAGTTGTTGGACAAGGCGCTCGAGCTCGGCGTCAAGACGGTCGAACTCGCACCGTTGCGGGCCTTCGGCGATCCCCTGTGTGCGGATGAAAAAGCCGTGCGCGCAAAGGCGGAGTGGTATGCCGGACGAGGTTTCCGCATCGGCTCGTTCCAGGCACTCTTGTTTGGTGCCGATGGAGTGTTCCTTTTCGATGACCAGGCCTCCCGCCTGCGGATGAAGGAATGGTTGATCGCGGTCGGGCAGGTGGCGGGATGGTGCGGGGCCGGACCGATGGTATTCGGCTCGCCGAAGAACCGCCTGAAGGGATCGCGGTCCCACGCGGAGGCGATGAAGATCGCGACGGAGTTTTTCCGTGAAGTTGGTGATGCCTGCCATCAGGCCGGTTCGTGTCTGGTGATGGAGGCGAATCCCGAAGCCTACGGCGCGGACTTCTGCACCCGCATGGATCAGGCGGCCGATCTGGTGACGGCGGTTTCCTCACCGGGCTTCCGCCTGCATGTGGATGCGGGCGGACTGGCCTTGAGCGGAGAGAACTTCGAGCCGGTGATTGCACAGGCCTCGCATCTGATCGCCCACGCCCATGCCAGCCAGCCGAACCTCGGCCCATGGGACGAACCCGATCCCGTGCATCAGCGGGTGGCGGACGCGTTGGACAAGGCCGGCTACCGTGGAGACGTGGCCATTGAAATGAAAGCCCAGGAGGACATCGTGCCTTCGGTGGGACTGGCGATCCGCAAGACGCGGGAATGCTATCGTATTCCGGAATGA